The Caldanaerobius fijiensis DSM 17918 genome includes a region encoding these proteins:
- a CDS encoding DUF1614 domain-containing protein, with protein MPLGYILLMIVGVLVIFGFAHRVLDRMGLSDKGALIVIIAMILGSFIPDIPLGRLISINIGGAIIPIALCIYLIVRADEPKEKIRAVISSLVTGVAVFIVAKIIPNEPEAMIIEPMFIYGVIGGIVAYLFGRSRRSSFIGGILGIIINDIIQLAVNLSKGIIQPIVLGGAGFLDAIVLSGLISVMLAEFVGEIRERLQGGTAKKDLQYEGGGFTSSIGLDDESNAERANSKNQDKYDLDFEESRDDVVDDNSIVRITIERGENGERVQNKDNNE; from the coding sequence ATGCCACTTGGGTACATTTTGTTAATGATTGTCGGTGTTTTAGTAATTTTTGGATTTGCCCACAGGGTTTTAGATAGGATGGGTTTGTCTGATAAAGGAGCATTAATAGTCATTATTGCCATGATATTAGGCTCTTTTATTCCAGATATACCACTAGGCAGATTAATTTCCATTAACATTGGAGGAGCTATAATACCGATAGCACTTTGCATATATTTGATAGTTAGAGCAGATGAGCCCAAAGAGAAGATACGCGCGGTGATATCGTCACTGGTTACAGGTGTAGCGGTTTTTATTGTAGCGAAGATTATACCTAATGAACCCGAGGCCATGATTATTGAACCAATGTTTATTTATGGTGTAATCGGAGGTATCGTAGCGTATCTTTTTGGTCGTTCACGCAGGTCGTCGTTTATAGGGGGTATTTTGGGGATAATTATAAATGATATAATCCAGCTGGCAGTGAATTTATCAAAGGGTATAATTCAACCTATTGTGCTGGGTGGGGCAGGTTTTTTGGATGCCATTGTCCTTTCTGGTTTGATTTCTGTTATGTTAGCTGAATTTGTTGGTGAAATAAGAGAAAGACTTCAGGGAGGTACTGCTAAAAAGGATTTACAATATGAAGGTGGAGGTTTTACAAGCAGTATAGGATTGGATGATGAAAGTAATGCTGAACGGGCGAATAGCAAGAATCAAGATAAATATGATTTAGATTTTGAGGAGAGTAGAGATGATGTAGTTGATGATAACAGTATCGTAAGGATAACAATAGAAAGAGGTGAGAACGGTGAGAGAGTTCAAAACAAAGACAATAATGAATAA
- the pstA gene encoding phosphate ABC transporter permease PstA: MNSRINDRIATVFFTAIAVFVILLLFSIVGYILYNGLGVIDWHFLTAPPAFMKAGGGVAPQLFNSLLLLVVSMIITVPIGLGAGIYLAEFAKPNLITNAIRISIESLASLPSIVVGLFGLIVFVNMMGWGFSIVSGAFALAVLNLPVMTRISEDAIRSVKNELREASLALGATEWQTITRVLLKAALPSLVTGIILTAARVFGEAAALLYTAGMSTPILDFRNWNPAAINSPLRLFRPGETLAVYIWKINSEGLAPDARRIANGASAVLVICVLLFNLISRWLGKVIYRKITGD, translated from the coding sequence ATGAATTCCAGGATAAATGACAGGATAGCGACAGTATTTTTTACTGCGATTGCAGTTTTTGTTATATTGCTTTTATTTTCCATAGTAGGTTATATACTGTATAATGGATTAGGCGTTATCGACTGGCATTTTTTAACTGCGCCTCCGGCTTTTATGAAGGCGGGTGGGGGTGTTGCACCGCAGTTATTTAACTCTTTGCTGCTTTTAGTTGTTTCTATGATTATAACAGTTCCCATAGGACTGGGTGCTGGTATTTATCTGGCAGAATTTGCGAAACCTAATTTAATAACGAATGCTATACGAATTAGCATAGAATCATTAGCGTCACTGCCATCTATTGTGGTAGGTCTTTTTGGATTAATAGTATTTGTGAATATGATGGGATGGGGATTTTCTATAGTTTCTGGTGCATTTGCGCTGGCAGTATTAAATCTACCTGTTATGACTAGAATTTCTGAGGATGCTATAAGAAGTGTAAAAAATGAGTTAAGAGAAGCGAGCCTTGCATTGGGTGCCACAGAGTGGCAAACTATAACGCGCGTTTTGTTAAAAGCAGCATTGCCTTCTCTTGTCACGGGCATAATACTTACAGCAGCGAGAGTGTTCGGCGAAGCGGCTGCATTGCTTTATACAGCAGGTATGAGCACTCCTATACTTGATTTTCGAAACTGGAACCCAGCCGCGATTAATTCGCCTTTAAGATTGTTCAGACCTGGGGAGACACTAGCTGTATATATATGGAAGATTAATTCTGAAGGACTGGCGCCTGATGCCAGAAGGATTGCCAACGGCGCATCGGCGGTTTTAGTTATATGTGTCCTTTTGTTTAACTTGATTTCAAGGTGGTTGGGGAAAGTCATATATAGGAAAATAACTGGTGACTGA
- the der gene encoding ribosome biogenesis GTPase Der, giving the protein MPRPIVAIVGRPNVGKSTLFNRLAGSRIAIIEDKPGVTRDRLYHTCEWSGKVFTIVDTGGLEPDSKDELFQQMQRQTQVAIDTSDVIVFVVDGREGITPSDWQIADMLRKSNKPVILACNKVDNNKLRENSYEFYELGFEDVYMISAINGLGTGDLLDAIVKYLPDREEFVYEEDTIKVAVIGRPNAGKSSIINRVLGEERVIVSDMPGTTRDAIDTPFEVEGKKYVFIDTAGIRRKSRIDESIEYYSVLRALSAIERADVCLMVIDSYEGIAEQDAKIAGYAHEQGKGIIIVMNKWDKVEKNDRTMDEYKKIIRYRLDFIDYAPILFVSAKTGQRVQRIIETIDRVAAERSKRLATGVLNDMLNEVIATNPLPSIKGKPIKIYYGTQVSIKPPTFVFFSNYPDEIHFSYTRFLENQLRRLFGFEGTPLRIKFKKQGES; this is encoded by the coding sequence ATGCCGAGACCAATTGTTGCTATTGTAGGAAGGCCTAATGTAGGAAAATCTACGTTGTTTAATAGACTTGCTGGGAGCAGGATTGCGATTATAGAAGATAAACCTGGTGTTACAAGGGATAGATTATATCATACCTGCGAATGGTCTGGTAAAGTTTTTACTATTGTGGATACTGGCGGTCTTGAGCCTGATTCAAAGGACGAGCTATTTCAGCAGATGCAAAGACAAACTCAGGTAGCTATAGATACGTCTGATGTTATCGTTTTTGTCGTCGATGGAAGAGAGGGAATTACCCCTTCGGATTGGCAAATTGCCGATATGCTGCGAAAATCAAATAAACCCGTTATTCTCGCGTGTAATAAGGTGGACAACAACAAGTTGAGAGAAAATTCGTATGAATTTTATGAGTTAGGGTTTGAAGATGTGTACATGATTTCAGCTATTAATGGCCTGGGAACAGGCGATTTGCTTGACGCTATCGTCAAATATTTGCCTGATCGAGAAGAATTTGTATATGAAGAAGATACGATAAAAGTAGCTGTTATCGGAAGGCCTAATGCTGGCAAGTCTTCTATAATTAATAGGGTGCTGGGCGAAGAGAGAGTGATAGTCAGCGACATGCCAGGCACTACGAGGGATGCTATAGATACTCCATTTGAAGTAGAGGGCAAAAAGTATGTTTTTATTGATACAGCGGGGATAAGGCGCAAGAGTAGAATAGATGAATCAATAGAATATTATAGTGTGTTAAGGGCACTGTCGGCCATTGAGAGGGCTGATGTATGCCTTATGGTTATAGATAGTTATGAAGGAATTGCAGAGCAGGATGCAAAAATAGCAGGATACGCTCATGAGCAAGGTAAAGGTATCATCATTGTTATGAACAAGTGGGATAAAGTAGAAAAAAATGATAGGACTATGGATGAGTATAAAAAAATAATAAGGTATAGGCTTGACTTTATTGATTATGCTCCGATTTTATTTGTATCCGCGAAGACCGGTCAGAGGGTGCAGAGAATTATTGAAACAATAGATAGAGTGGCGGCGGAGAGGTCCAAGCGGCTTGCAACAGGAGTATTAAATGACATGCTAAATGAGGTTATTGCGACAAATCCTCTTCCCTCTATAAAAGGCAAACCGATAAAAATTTATTATGGCACACAGGTTTCTATAAAACCACCAACTTTTGTATTTTTTTCAAATTATCCTGACGAGATTCATTTCTCTTACACTCGCTTTCTGGAAAATCAGCTGCGGCGCCTGTTTGGTTTTGAGGGGACACCGTTGAGAATTAAGTTTAAAAAACAAGGCGAATCGTAA
- the pstB gene encoding phosphate ABC transporter ATP-binding protein PstB → MNKVDIENLNLFYGDFQALKNVEIHVKENTVMALIGPSGCGKSTFLRVINRMNDLIPGVKITGSIKLDNVDIYNNFDVLELRKRVGMVFQKPNPFPMSVYDNVAYGPRIHGIKNKKKLDEIVEKSLRAAALWDEVKDRLNKSAMGLSGGQQQRLCIARTLAIEPEVILMDEPTSALDPISTAKIEDLIDTLKKKYTIIIVTHNMQQAGRISDFTSFFLNGEVIESGPTDELFYRPKDKRTEDYITGRFG, encoded by the coding sequence ATGAATAAAGTAGATATAGAAAATTTAAATCTTTTTTATGGAGACTTTCAGGCGTTAAAAAATGTAGAAATTCATGTAAAAGAGAATACGGTCATGGCATTGATAGGTCCCTCAGGCTGTGGCAAATCTACTTTCTTAAGAGTTATAAACAGGATGAATGACCTTATCCCTGGGGTTAAGATAACGGGTAGTATAAAGCTGGATAATGTTGATATTTATAATAATTTTGATGTTTTAGAGTTAAGAAAGCGCGTAGGTATGGTATTCCAAAAACCCAATCCTTTTCCTATGTCAGTTTACGACAATGTGGCTTACGGACCCAGGATACATGGAATAAAAAATAAAAAGAAGCTGGATGAAATTGTGGAGAAAAGCCTTAGAGCCGCGGCATTATGGGATGAGGTGAAAGATAGACTCAATAAATCTGCTATGGGACTTTCAGGGGGACAACAACAAAGGCTGTGTATTGCACGTACTCTTGCCATTGAACCTGAGGTTATTCTTATGGATGAACCTACATCAGCATTGGATCCGATTTCTACTGCAAAAATTGAGGATTTAATTGATACGCTGAAGAAAAAATATACCATTATAATTGTAACCCATAATATGCAGCAAGCGGGCAGAATTTCCGATTTCACTTCATTTTTCTTAAACGGGGAAGTGATCGAGAGCGGACCAACGGATGAGTTATTTTATAGGCCAAAGGATAAGCGTACAGAGGACTATATTACAGGTCGATTCGGATAA
- a CDS encoding DUF512 domain-containing protein, which translates to MKENLIIDIAKNSIAEKIGIQPGDKLLAINQSIVKDVLDYMFLVTDEEITLDVKKSDGRIVRYKISKDYDDDLGLIFEDGLMDKPRVCKNKCMFCFVDQMPKNMRKSLYVKDDDYRLSFLYGNFITLTNVSEKEIRRIINMKLSPLYVSVHATDDNVRVALMANPKAKGIMDKLTTLVNGGINLHCQLVMVRGVNDGKVLDRSIEDLVSLFPGVISIAAVPVGLTAYREGLAPITPWDGPSSREIIEQIEGWGKRLKEQFGTPLVYASDEFYVMADREVPDAEYYEGFPQIENGVGLIAKLKDEFYSSLSKYRGITPKSKKVSIATGISAYKFIKSLANQIMDNFEIEIAVYAIKNNFFGPSVTVAGLLTGSDLISQLKDKDLGQRLIIPDVMLKEGEDIFLDDKTLDDVKDALGVEVVVSAVNGEDLIKKVIGEI; encoded by the coding sequence TTGAAAGAAAATTTGATAATAGATATAGCGAAAAATAGTATTGCGGAAAAGATAGGGATACAACCCGGTGATAAACTTCTGGCTATCAATCAGTCGATTGTTAAAGATGTTTTAGACTATATGTTTCTTGTAACTGATGAGGAAATTACCCTTGATGTAAAAAAAAGCGATGGGCGTATTGTAAGGTATAAAATATCAAAAGATTACGATGATGATTTGGGTTTAATATTTGAGGATGGGCTTATGGATAAGCCCCGTGTATGCAAAAATAAATGCATGTTTTGCTTTGTGGATCAAATGCCTAAGAATATGAGGAAAAGCCTATATGTTAAAGATGATGATTACAGGCTCTCTTTCTTATATGGAAATTTTATAACATTGACCAATGTCAGCGAAAAGGAAATTCGTCGCATCATAAATATGAAGTTAAGTCCATTATATGTTTCAGTTCACGCTACCGATGATAATGTAAGAGTTGCGCTAATGGCAAATCCCAAAGCGAAGGGTATAATGGATAAGTTAACTACCCTGGTGAATGGTGGAATAAACTTACATTGTCAGCTGGTAATGGTCAGGGGCGTCAATGACGGGAAGGTATTGGACAGGAGTATAGAGGATCTTGTCAGTCTTTTTCCAGGCGTTATTTCCATTGCCGCGGTTCCTGTGGGATTGACGGCTTATAGAGAGGGTCTAGCTCCTATAACGCCGTGGGATGGGCCTTCGTCGCGAGAGATAATAGAACAGATAGAAGGTTGGGGCAAAAGACTTAAAGAGCAGTTTGGAACTCCTCTTGTATACGCATCGGATGAATTTTATGTTATGGCTGATAGAGAAGTACCCGATGCAGAGTATTACGAGGGATTTCCGCAAATAGAGAATGGAGTTGGTTTAATAGCAAAATTAAAAGATGAGTTTTATAGCTCATTGAGCAAATATAGAGGTATTACGCCTAAATCTAAGAAAGTATCAATAGCCACGGGTATCTCTGCATATAAATTTATAAAATCGTTGGCTAATCAGATTATGGATAATTTTGAAATAGAAATAGCTGTATATGCTATAAAAAATAATTTTTTTGGTCCCTCAGTAACGGTTGCAGGACTTTTAACAGGGAGTGATTTAATAAGTCAACTAAAAGATAAGGATTTAGGGCAGCGTTTGATTATTCCTGATGTCATGCTAAAAGAAGGTGAGGATATTTTTTTGGACGATAAGACGCTTGATGATGTAAAAGATGCATTAGGGGTTGAAGTTGTTGTATCAGCTGTTAATGGTGAAGATTTAATAAAAAAAGTAATAGGGGAGATATAA
- the plsY gene encoding glycerol-3-phosphate 1-O-acyltransferase PlsY: MNVLLIIIALISSYVIGGFNSAYYIGKLWGIDDIRKYGSGNPGTTNVLRILGKTAALLTLLFDVAKGVVAVLLGLLLFKSSGVAILCGIAVILGHNYPIQLGFKGGKGIATSIGVIFLLSPVAAIYSLLIGIIVIIITKYVSLGSIVGSILFPIFVAIFHGSWQYVLFGVVMALMAVYRHRANIGRLISGTESKIKLY, encoded by the coding sequence ATGAATGTATTGCTGATAATCATTGCTTTGATATCATCGTATGTTATTGGAGGATTTAATTCGGCGTATTACATTGGAAAGCTATGGGGAATCGATGATATAAGAAAATACGGTAGTGGCAATCCTGGTACGACTAATGTATTAAGGATTCTAGGCAAAACAGCGGCTTTGTTAACATTGTTATTTGATGTGGCAAAAGGAGTGGTAGCGGTATTATTAGGGTTGCTTTTATTTAAAAGCTCAGGAGTTGCGATTTTATGCGGTATTGCTGTAATATTAGGGCATAATTACCCTATACAATTAGGTTTTAAAGGTGGTAAGGGGATTGCTACAAGTATAGGCGTGATTTTTTTGCTCAGTCCTGTTGCCGCAATATATTCTCTTCTAATAGGAATTATTGTGATCATTATAACAAAGTACGTATCATTGGGATCTATTGTTGGTTCGATTTTATTTCCGATTTTTGTTGCTATTTTTCATGGTTCGTGGCAATATGTCCTGTTTGGCGTGGTGATGGCATTGATGGCTGTTTATAGGCACAGGGCAAACATAGGTCGCCTGATTAGCGGGACTGAATCTAAGATAAAATTGTATTAA
- a CDS encoding DUF3189 family protein yields the protein MIIIYSCYGSAHSSVVAAAIHVGMLPVDRIPGYSEIVSIPHYDRTDSELIGIPFFMGVDCYGNHVYIVGMKNGKKLVKDIIYQYLKSYGIEEQLLIVDALKTIGMVTKIGGFISRKLHLIKIGRPLTVWGIRKNYNKFIKLVQDTKNRVLTKSI from the coding sequence ATGATTATAATTTATAGCTGCTATGGAAGTGCTCACAGTTCAGTGGTGGCTGCGGCGATACATGTTGGCATGCTTCCAGTAGATAGAATTCCGGGTTATAGCGAAATTGTATCGATACCACATTATGACAGGACGGATTCAGAGCTAATAGGGATTCCGTTTTTTATGGGAGTAGACTGCTACGGCAATCATGTGTATATCGTTGGTATGAAAAATGGCAAAAAATTGGTTAAAGACATAATATATCAATACCTTAAAAGTTATGGCATCGAAGAACAGCTCCTCATAGTTGATGCGTTGAAAACTATAGGGATGGTTACTAAAATAGGGGGATTTATATCTAGAAAATTACACTTGATAAAAATCGGCAGGCCGTTGACCGTTTGGGGAATAAGGAAAAATTATAATAAATTTATTAAGTTAGTCCAGGATACGAAAAATAGGGTCTTGACTAAATCAATTTAA
- the phoU gene encoding phosphate signaling complex protein PhoU, which yields MTARTHFDQELEKVHLHILKMGSMVEEAIDKAIEALVKQDEEMADAVIDGDDKIDEMEVFIENECVRLIATQQPIARDLRIIFTAIKLITDLERIADHAVDIAKNTKRLVNEVYIKPLIDIPRIADIVKHMLRDALTSYINTDVDLAMRTCKLDDEVDGLHAQIYRELIALMLEDPRNIKQATHFLFISSYLERVADHATNICEWVIFVETGEHKDLNA from the coding sequence TTGACTGCCAGAACACATTTTGATCAGGAATTAGAAAAAGTACATCTTCATATTCTTAAAATGGGTAGTATGGTAGAAGAAGCAATAGATAAAGCAATAGAGGCTTTGGTAAAACAGGACGAGGAGATGGCTGATGCTGTTATAGATGGTGATGATAAAATTGATGAAATGGAAGTTTTCATCGAAAATGAATGCGTAAGGCTGATCGCCACACAACAGCCTATAGCTAGGGATTTGAGGATTATTTTTACAGCTATTAAACTTATAACGGATCTTGAACGTATAGCGGATCACGCGGTGGATATTGCAAAGAACACAAAAAGGCTTGTAAATGAAGTTTATATTAAACCGTTGATAGATATACCGAGGATTGCGGATATAGTAAAGCACATGTTGAGAGATGCTCTTACATCTTATATAAACACGGATGTAGATCTGGCTATGCGCACATGTAAATTAGATGACGAAGTAGATGGCTTACACGCACAAATTTATAGAGAACTTATAGCTTTAATGTTAGAAGATCCTAGAAATATAAAACAGGCTACGCACTTCTTGTTTATAAGTAGTTATCTGGAGCGCGTAGCAGATCACGCTACAAATATATGTGAATGGGTTATATTTGTAGAGACAGGTGAGCATAAGGATTTAAATGCTTGA
- the spoIVA gene encoding stage IV sporulation protein A: MEFDVYKDIAERTDGDIYIGVIGPIRTGKSTFVKRFMEQLVIPHIDNAYKRERAKDELPQSAAGKTVMTVEPKFVPNEAVEINIAENTRFRVRMIDSVGYLVRGALGYMEGEKPRMVKTPWFDEDIPFEKAAELGTRKIITEHSTIGILVTTDGSITEIPRENYVEAEERVVKELKDINKPFIIILNTIKPNEQDTKNLRDILQEKYNVPVMILDVMKMDSDDIKNILQKVLFEFPIREINFNLPKWVDVLENEHWLKSDIMERVKETVKDMYKIRDVNDYIHMLGDCEHIQEWSLDNINLGEGIINVTLKPVEGLYFKILSEVSGYEIKGDYQLINLLRDLAYTKKEYDRLSDALEEVRNRGYGVVMPSPDEIKLEEPQIIKQGGRFGVRLKASAPSLHIMRVDLQTEISPIVGTEKQSEEFANYLMQQFENDPKKIWEANLFGKSLDDLVKEEMKSKLTNMPEEVQEKLKTTLQRIVNEGGGGILFVIL, translated from the coding sequence ATGGAGTTTGACGTTTATAAGGATATAGCCGAACGCACTGACGGAGATATATATATTGGGGTTATCGGACCTATACGAACTGGTAAATCTACTTTTGTCAAGCGGTTTATGGAGCAACTGGTTATCCCTCATATAGATAATGCTTACAAACGTGAAAGAGCGAAAGATGAATTACCTCAAAGCGCAGCGGGTAAAACTGTAATGACTGTAGAACCAAAATTTGTTCCCAATGAGGCGGTGGAAATCAATATAGCGGAAAATACCAGGTTCAGGGTGAGGATGATAGATAGTGTTGGTTACCTCGTGAGAGGGGCTCTCGGGTATATGGAAGGGGAAAAACCAAGGATGGTAAAGACTCCCTGGTTTGATGAAGACATACCTTTTGAAAAAGCAGCAGAGTTGGGGACGCGAAAGATTATAACAGAGCATTCTACTATAGGTATACTTGTTACAACTGATGGCAGTATAACAGAGATACCGAGAGAAAATTATGTTGAAGCAGAAGAACGTGTTGTAAAGGAGTTAAAAGACATAAACAAGCCTTTTATAATTATTTTAAATACTATAAAGCCTAATGAACAGGATACTAAAAATTTAAGAGATATACTGCAGGAAAAATATAACGTACCTGTAATGATCCTTGATGTGATGAAAATGGATTCTGACGACATAAAAAATATCCTTCAAAAGGTTTTATTCGAGTTTCCGATCAGGGAAATCAACTTTAATCTGCCTAAATGGGTTGATGTACTGGAAAATGAGCATTGGTTAAAAAGCGATATAATGGAAAGGGTTAAAGAGACGGTAAAGGATATGTACAAGATACGGGATGTAAATGATTACATCCATATGCTGGGAGACTGCGAGCATATACAGGAATGGTCACTGGATAATATAAATCTAGGTGAAGGGATTATCAATGTGACGTTAAAGCCTGTTGAAGGTCTGTATTTTAAGATATTAAGCGAGGTCTCAGGGTATGAGATCAAAGGCGATTATCAGCTGATAAATCTCTTGAGGGATTTAGCTTATACCAAAAAAGAATATGATAGATTGTCTGATGCCCTTGAAGAAGTTAGAAATAGAGGCTATGGTGTAGTTATGCCGTCGCCAGATGAGATAAAACTGGAGGAACCACAGATCATAAAGCAAGGTGGTAGATTCGGAGTCAGGTTAAAGGCCAGTGCTCCATCATTGCATATTATGAGGGTGGATTTGCAGACGGAGATATCCCCTATAGTTGGCACAGAAAAGCAGAGTGAAGAGTTTGCCAATTACCTGATGCAGCAGTTTGAAAATGACCCCAAGAAAATATGGGAAGCTAATCTTTTTGGCAAGTCCCTTGATGATCTTGTAAAGGAAGAAATGAAAAGTAAATTGACAAATATGCCAGAAGAAGTTCAGGAAAAGTTAAAAACGACCTTACAAAGAATAGTAAACGAAGGCGGCGGAGGAATACTTTTTGTTATCTTATAA
- a CDS encoding DUF3189 family protein, whose product MKIIYTSYHGTYSSLLMAILHVYKWRSLPEYSKIFPIPLFCELSYGDLLYIGMDDKLDEIYVLGCRRLHDNIKNSLLGVQKIFKLDYDRLVFVDTQNLEDKIDMFVMKLIHLGIGKEMFKRYLYNKFREKLKNGEAYDYNL is encoded by the coding sequence TTGAAGATTATATATACAAGCTATCACGGAACTTATTCCTCGCTTTTAATGGCCATACTACACGTATATAAGTGGCGTTCTTTGCCGGAGTATAGTAAAATATTCCCCATACCTCTCTTTTGCGAATTGAGTTATGGGGACTTATTATATATAGGTATGGATGATAAATTAGACGAGATTTACGTTTTAGGTTGCAGGAGACTACATGATAATATAAAAAATTCATTATTGGGTGTTCAAAAGATCTTTAAACTGGATTATGATAGGTTGGTTTTTGTAGATACACAGAATTTAGAAGATAAAATAGATATGTTTGTTATGAAATTAATTCATCTGGGAATAGGTAAAGAAATGTTTAAGCGTTATTTATATAATAAATTTAGAGAAAAACTTAAAAATGGTGAAGCATATGATTATAATTTATAG
- the spoIIP gene encoding stage II sporulation protein P has translation MREFKTKTIMNKVFIMLLFFICLIPYNVFADNMDKKGYYTVYQEGTNRIIFRISWDLNKGDNYLSSDNKYYEITRVDKSAKKAYAKFVKNVTLPEIDERISQVNFVNIPKVIGIYSTHSDESYIPSDGTSSINGHGGIYDVDRALASSLKKKGIKVLYDRTLHLPHDAYAYSRSRRTALRLLKNGAGAILDIHRDAAPKEDYIRTIKGKPATGVRLVVGKASTNRSANEQLAYKMKAIADKMSPGLVKDVFFGSGDYNQGLTPHSILLEFGTDTHTKERAIKSADMYADIIATAFFGDAYKKPTGVGNITRTTPSERRATGSGILMAFVIAAVAVVGFALISMGYGKELSSKLSKFVKEEFSNYIGKTRKGNNKDKR, from the coding sequence GTGAGAGAGTTCAAAACAAAGACAATAATGAATAAAGTCTTTATTATGCTGTTATTTTTCATCTGTTTAATTCCTTATAATGTCTTCGCTGATAATATGGATAAAAAAGGATATTATACTGTTTATCAAGAAGGCACGAATAGAATTATATTTAGAATATCATGGGATCTCAATAAAGGAGATAATTATTTAAGCAGTGATAATAAATATTACGAAATAACGCGTGTAGATAAAAGCGCCAAAAAAGCTTATGCTAAATTTGTAAAAAATGTGACATTGCCTGAAATAGATGAAAGGATATCCCAGGTAAATTTTGTTAATATACCAAAAGTAATAGGCATATATTCAACCCACAGTGATGAATCTTATATTCCATCTGATGGAACTTCAAGTATAAATGGCCATGGAGGGATTTACGATGTAGATAGGGCGTTAGCATCATCACTTAAAAAGAAGGGGATAAAGGTTTTATATGATAGGACATTGCATCTTCCCCATGATGCTTATGCTTATTCTCGTTCCAGAAGAACAGCTCTTAGATTGTTAAAAAATGGTGCCGGTGCTATTTTAGATATACACAGGGATGCAGCGCCTAAAGAAGACTATATAAGGACTATAAAAGGAAAACCGGCAACAGGTGTAAGGCTTGTAGTTGGAAAAGCCAGCACCAATAGGTCTGCTAATGAGCAATTAGCGTATAAGATGAAAGCCATAGCTGATAAGATGAGTCCAGGACTTGTTAAAGATGTCTTTTTTGGGTCTGGAGATTATAATCAGGGCCTTACTCCACATTCAATATTGTTAGAATTTGGTACAGATACGCATACCAAAGAAAGAGCCATAAAATCAGCAGATATGTATGCAGATATAATAGCAACAGCATTCTTTGGAGATGCCTATAAAAAACCTACAGGAGTAGGGAATATAACCAGGACAACACCGTCTGAGAGGCGAGCAACGGGATCTGGTATATTGATGGCATTTGTAATAGCAGCAGTTGCGGTAGTCGGCTTTGCACTGATTAGTATGGGGTATGGAAAGGAGTTGAGCTCTAAATTGTCAAAATTTGTTAAAGAAGAGTTTTCAAATTATATAGGTAAAACCAGAAAGGGAAATAATAAAGATAAGAGGTAG